The Aphis gossypii isolate Hap1 chromosome 3, ASM2018417v2, whole genome shotgun sequence genome includes a region encoding these proteins:
- the LOC126551442 gene encoding uncharacterized protein LOC126551442 yields the protein MRGHTDSGKIDFESSLNQGNFRAILKYRAKGDEYLKQILTHEGRNKYITPQIQNEIIIACGDVILNKIVKRVNESGCFSILVDETTDICTKEQMALYLRYVDDSFCIHESF from the exons ATGCGTGGACATACTGATTCTGGAAAAATTGACT ttgaaaGTTCTTTAAATCAAGGCAATTTTAGAGCTATATTAAAGTACAGGGCAAAAGgtgatgaatatttaaaacagatCCTTACACATGAAGGaagaaacaaatatattacacctcagattcaaaatgaaattattattgcatgtggagatgttattttaaacaagaTTGTCAAACGTGTAAATGAGTCTGggtgtttttcaattttagtaGATGAAACTACTGATATCTGCACAAAAGAACAAATGGCTCTATATCTTCGTTATGTTGATGatagtttttgtatacatgagagtttttaa
- the LOC126551010 gene encoding uncharacterized protein LOC126551010, which translates to MEQDKDYILPFEPSNWEKWKRSIMIFILSQNITKDTQKQAIILHRGGQELQDIFFSIPEHGNPPDGTTTFQHTINLLDQHFIPKVNPVFERHVFRKIRQEANESVGQFISKLRQQVAKCGFADADTEMCDQIIEHCTSDELRRKLLEKNNLSLSEIIEEAKRFELVVQQADTLGKNEKEMVNKVTKYEKKKHYKMEKLKTRRKACYRCGNENHFKNDPSCLAKDKKCGRCGLIGHFKAYCRTKLPANTKEQGKRFSQQTSRSNKINAVEEAKSDDEAIVFQISKKKIW; encoded by the coding sequence ATGGAACAGGATAAAGACTACATACTACCTTTCGAACCTTCCAATTGGGAAAAATGGAAGAGatctataatgatatttatattgtccCAAAATATAACTAAGGATACGCAAAAGCAAGCTATCATACTGCACAGAGGTGGACAAGAGCTacaggatattttttttagtataccaGAGCATGGAAATCCACCTGATGGAACAACGACTTTTCAACACACGATAAATTTGTTAGATCAGCACTTTATACCAAAGGTAAATCCAGTATTTGAAAGACATGTTTTCAGGAAAATAAGACAAGAAGCTAATGAGTCAGTCGGACAGTTTATATCAAAGCTAAGACAACAAGTAGCTAAATGTGGTTTTGCCGATGCTGACACAGAGATGTGTGATCAAATTATAGAACATTGTACATCTGACGAACTTAGACGGAAGCTACTCgagaaaaataacttaagCCTGTCAGAAATCATAGAAGAGGCCAAGCGGTTCGAATTAGTAGTGCAACAGGCAGACACACTAGGAAAGAACGAAAAAGAGATGGTAAATAAAGTAACAAAGTATGAAAAGAAAAAGCATTACAAAATGGAAAAGTTGAAAACCAGAAGAAAGGCATGTTACAGATGCGGGAATGAAAATCATTTCAAGAATGACCCTAGTTGTCTGGCGAAAGACAAAAAATGTGGGCGCTGCGGTCTAATCGGGCACTTTAAAGCATACTGCAGAACAAAGTTACCTGCGAATACAAAAGAGCAAGGTAAAAGATTTTCACAGCAAACGTCGaggagtaataaaataaatgcagtCGAAGAAGCAAAAAGTGATGATGAAGCTATAGTGTtccaaatatcaaaaaaaaagatttggtGA
- the LOC126551011 gene encoding 52 kDa repressor of the inhibitor of the protein kinase-like: MKYSLISCGINCDFLFGQGYDGASNMSGQYKGVQSIIKEQYPHAIYVHCAAHSLNLAISTASEIQSIRNCLEIIENDEEPKVKTLKRLCATRWVQRYDAVSDFIQLFSYVVDSLDIIKDWNDTTATDASLFLKSIDTEFLISLQVVKLVFSFGLPLCKLLQKEQMDLKLAVSLAKDIIGSLEEIRRNCDSEFNKLFLEAKEMSEVVGIEMCMKRITNRQKHRPNPNTHLNIEDFYKVTVFIPYLDYFINQLQERFLSHSEIFEGFQCLFSAEISSTDEISFKKLINFYSTKLDVVNSNPKTGIEALKLCNMDIYPNIHFLLKILCTLPVFTSTPERTFSSLKKIKTYLRNSMTEDRLNGLSLLAIHNDIEVEHDEILDILARKPRKLEILL, encoded by the exons ATGAAGTATA gtttaaTAAGCTGTGGTATAAATTGTGACTTCTTATTTGGCCAAGGATATGATGGCGCTAGCAACATGTCTGGCCAATATAAAGGTGttcaatcaattattaaagagCAATACCCCCATGCCATATACGTGCATTGTGCAGCGCATTCACTTAACTTGGCTATTTCAACTGCAAGTGAAATTCAATCAATAAGAAATTGtttagaaataattgaaaa cgATGAAGAGCCTAAagtcaaaacattaaaaagatTGTGTGCAACAAGATGGGTTCAACGTTATGATGCTGTATCAGATTTTATACAACTGTTTTCATATGTAGTGGAttcattagatattattaaagattgGAATGATACTACAGCTACTGATGcatcattgtttttaaaatccatTGATACTGAGTTTCTTATATCTCTACAAGttgtaaaa cTGGTTTTTTCATTTGGTTTGCCATTATGCAAATTACTTCAAAAAGAACAAATGGACTTAAAATTAGCAGTGTCTCTTGCAAAAGATATTATTGGTAGTCTGGAAGAAATTCGACGGAATTGTGAtagtgaatttaataaattatttttggaagCAAAA gaaATGTCAGAAGTTGTTGGAATTGAAATGTGTATGAAACGAATAACAAATAGACAAAAGCATCGACCAAATCCAAATACACACTTAAATATAGAAGATTTTTACAAAGTTACAGTGTTCATACCATACttggattattttattaaccaatTACAGGAACGTTTTCTGTCCCATTCAGAAATTTTTGAAG GATTTCAATGTCTGTTTTCTGCTGAAATTTCATCTACTGATGAAATATCATTCaagaaattaatcaatttctaTTCTACAAAACTGGATGTAGTTAATTC caaTCCTAAAACCGGAATTGAAGCTCTTAAACTGTGTAACATGGATATTTACcccaatatacattttttattaaaaattttatgcaCACTCCCTGTTTTTACTTCAACACCTGAAAGAACATTCTCaagtttaaagaaaattaaaacatacctTAGAAATAGTATGACAGAG gatCGTCTAAATGGTCTATCATTGTTGGCCATTCATAATGATATTGAAGTGGAACATGATGAAATACTTGACATATTGGCGCGAAAACCAAGAAAATTggaaattttgttataa